The following proteins are co-located in the Paenibacillus sp. FSL H8-0079 genome:
- the leuD gene encoding 3-isopropylmalate dehydratase small subunit yields MEEFKTLQGIVAPVDRVNVDTDAIIPKQFLKRIERTGFGQFLFYEWRFDEEGNNIPSFEMNKPRYEGASILISRANFGCGSSREHAPWAIMDYGFRCVIAPSYADIFYNNCFKNGILPIKLSEEQVEDLFQRTATHEGYEMNVNLESKTITDAYGLHIDFDLDEHRRQFLLQGLDDIGLTLQHDDEIAAYEQRHAAKLFG; encoded by the coding sequence ATGGAAGAATTCAAAACATTACAAGGCATCGTTGCACCGGTAGACCGGGTCAATGTAGATACAGATGCAATCATTCCAAAACAGTTCCTGAAACGGATTGAGCGTACCGGATTTGGACAATTTTTGTTCTATGAATGGCGTTTCGATGAAGAGGGTAACAACATTCCTTCTTTTGAAATGAACAAACCTCGTTACGAAGGGGCATCCATCCTGATCTCACGTGCCAACTTTGGCTGTGGATCTTCCCGTGAGCATGCGCCATGGGCGATTATGGATTACGGATTCCGTTGTGTCATCGCTCCATCTTATGCGGACATCTTCTATAATAACTGCTTTAAGAACGGAATCTTGCCAATCAAGCTGTCAGAAGAGCAAGTTGAAGACTTGTTCCAACGTACAGCAACACATGAAGGCTATGAGATGAATGTGAATCTGGAAAGCAAAACGATTACCGATGCATACGGACTGCATATCGATTTTGATCTGGATGAGCACCGTCGACAATTCCTGCTGCAAGGACTGGACGATATCGGTCTCACCCTTCAA